One genomic segment of Ignavibacteriota bacterium includes these proteins:
- a CDS encoding RNA polymerase sigma factor RpoD/SigA, with protein sequence MKITKQITNRESQSLDKYFQEIGKVDLITPEEEIDLAIKIREGNKAALDKLTKANLRFVVSVAKQYQHQGLPLSDLINEGNLGLIKAAKKFDETRGFKFISYAVWWIRQSIMQAIADQSRMVRLPLNRVGELSKISKAASMLEQELERKPSVEEIAQELEMNVDDVAYTLRHSGRQVSVDAPFSQSEDSKSSLLDIMPNEDQPQPDHRLMSESLRNEIERVLSTLSEKEATVIKLYFGFNTEYTATLEEIGEILNLTRERVRQIKEQALRKLRHASRSKKLKVYLG encoded by the coding sequence TTGAAAATCACTAAACAAATAACCAACAGAGAAAGTCAATCGTTGGACAAATATTTCCAAGAAATTGGCAAAGTTGATCTTATCACTCCAGAAGAAGAGATTGATTTGGCAATTAAGATTAGAGAAGGAAATAAAGCTGCTTTAGATAAGCTGACAAAAGCTAATTTAAGGTTTGTGGTAAGTGTTGCTAAACAATACCAACATCAAGGATTACCACTAAGCGATTTGATTAACGAAGGAAATCTTGGTTTGATTAAAGCTGCAAAGAAATTTGATGAAACGAGAGGATTTAAATTTATATCCTACGCCGTTTGGTGGATTCGTCAATCAATTATGCAAGCAATTGCAGATCAATCAAGAATGGTTCGTTTACCTCTAAACAGAGTTGGAGAATTGTCCAAAATTTCTAAAGCTGCAAGCATGCTTGAGCAAGAACTTGAAAGAAAACCAAGTGTTGAAGAAATTGCCCAAGAATTAGAAATGAATGTTGATGACGTTGCTTATACACTTCGTCATTCCGGAAGACAAGTTTCTGTTGATGCTCCATTTTCACAAAGTGAAGATAGTAAAAGTAGTCTTTTGGATATTATGCCGAACGAAGATCAGCCTCAGCCAGATCATCGTTTAATGAGCGAATCTTTAAGAAATGAAATCGAAAGAGTACTTTCTACTTTATCAGAAAAAGAAGCAACAGTTATTAAATTGTATTTTGGATTTAATACAGAATACACCGCAACTTTGGAAGAAATTGGTGAAATATTAAATTTAACTCGTGAAAGAGTTAGACAAATCAAAGAACAAGCTTTAAGAAAATTGCGTCATGCTTCAAGAAGCAAAAAACTTAAAGTCTATCTTGGATAA
- a CDS encoding MarC family protein, with translation MNSLLEFTLIVFTSLFTMMNPLGVIPVYISLTSHLEPRDAKKVAYKAVLTAFIILILFVITGKFIFDFFAITIHSLRIVGGIIFFIAGYDMLQARLNRTKSREDEHFENSKDVAISPLGIPLITGPGAITVSIVHYNDAIDISQKMVLFSVIILLMAIMLVSLLTGRKLMEFLGETGNKVLMRIMGLIVMVIAVELMFSGLTPLVRKLLKIE, from the coding sequence ATGAATTCCTTATTAGAATTTACATTAATTGTTTTCACATCATTATTTACAATGATGAATCCACTTGGAGTAATACCGGTATATATTTCATTAACATCACACCTTGAGCCAAGAGATGCAAAAAAGGTTGCATATAAAGCTGTGTTAACTGCGTTTATTATATTAATTTTATTTGTGATTACCGGAAAATTTATATTCGATTTTTTCGCTATCACAATTCATAGTTTAAGAATTGTTGGAGGAATAATTTTTTTTATTGCCGGATATGATATGCTTCAAGCAAGATTAAACAGAACCAAATCCCGTGAAGATGAACATTTTGAAAATTCAAAAGATGTTGCAATAAGTCCTCTGGGAATTCCATTAATTACCGGACCCGGAGCAATTACGGTTTCAATTGTACATTACAATGATGCAATTGATATTTCGCAAAAAATGGTTTTATTTTCCGTGATAATTTTATTGATGGCAATTATGTTAGTATCATTGTTAACCGGAAGGAAGCTGATGGAATTTCTTGGCGAAACCGGGAATAAAGTTTTAATGAGAATTATGGGATTGATAGTAATGGTTATTGCAGTTGAGCTAATGTTTAGCGGGTTAACGCCGCTTGTAAGAAAATTGTTGAAGATTGAATAA
- the trpE gene encoding anthranilate synthase component I, with protein MKFAEFEDLSKKYNVIPVFEIITADLLTPVLAYLKIREKNKFSFLLESVEGIGRLARYSFIGTSPKEIIQSENNHITITKNGKSEKLEIELFDYLHSLVEKYNHPQIEELPDFTGGIVGYLGFEIISKIEPTIHFNQNLSQEFPNSILGLFDTLIAFDHYKHRIILIANVFVEEILNSYFAYEEAISRISEIKKKIVEPISYQNKFNTISEFEGKINLEEFSSKIEKIKNNIYNGDVFQLVISERFNQKYEGDLLNVYRALRIINPSPYMYFMEINEDLTIIGTSPEDLLKVKDGNATILPIAGTRRRGKTKEEDLMLEENLLNDEKEIAEHTMLVDLARNDLGRVCEHNSVYVSEMKKVHRFSHVMHIVSRVEGKLQNDKNCIDALKASFPAGTVSGAPKIRAIQLINEYENVRRGPYAGSVGYIDFNGNLDMCIAIRTFFANKNTIYWQAGAGIVADSKPELELKEIQNKSAVLVSALKFAEEIDENISNR; from the coding sequence ATGAAATTTGCAGAATTTGAAGATCTTTCAAAAAAATATAATGTTATTCCGGTTTTTGAAATTATTACAGCAGATTTGCTTACTCCGGTTTTAGCTTATTTAAAAATTAGAGAAAAAAATAAATTTTCATTTTTACTGGAATCAGTTGAAGGAATTGGAAGATTAGCGCGTTATTCATTCATCGGAACCTCACCCAAGGAAATCATTCAATCGGAAAATAATCATATCACCATTACAAAAAATGGTAAGTCGGAAAAATTAGAAATTGAACTTTTTGATTATTTACACAGTTTGGTCGAAAAATATAATCATCCTCAAATTGAGGAATTACCAGATTTTACCGGCGGAATTGTTGGTTATTTGGGATTTGAAATAATTTCTAAAATTGAACCGACAATTCATTTTAATCAAAATTTATCGCAAGAATTTCCAAATTCCATTTTAGGATTATTTGATACATTAATTGCTTTTGATCATTACAAACACAGAATAATTTTAATTGCAAATGTTTTTGTTGAAGAAATACTAAATTCATATTTTGCATATGAAGAAGCAATTTCACGAATTTCAGAAATAAAGAAAAAAATTGTAGAGCCAATTTCTTATCAAAATAAATTTAATACAATTTCTGAGTTTGAAGGAAAAATTAATCTGGAAGAATTTTCTTCAAAAATTGAAAAAATAAAAAACAACATTTACAATGGAGATGTATTCCAACTTGTAATTTCAGAAAGATTTAATCAAAAGTATGAAGGCGATTTGCTCAATGTTTATAGGGCTTTACGAATTATAAATCCATCACCGTATATGTATTTTATGGAAATAAATGAAGACCTAACAATTATCGGAACTTCACCGGAAGATTTATTAAAAGTAAAAGATGGTAACGCTACAATTTTGCCGATTGCCGGAACCCGAAGACGCGGAAAAACAAAAGAAGAAGATTTGATGCTTGAGGAAAATTTATTGAATGACGAAAAAGAAATTGCCGAACACACAATGCTTGTTGATCTTGCACGAAATGACTTAGGCAGAGTCTGCGAACACAATTCCGTTTATGTAAGTGAAATGAAAAAAGTTCATAGGTTTTCTCACGTAATGCATATTGTTTCCCGTGTTGAAGGAAAATTGCAAAATGATAAAAATTGTATAGATGCTTTAAAAGCAAGTTTTCCGGCGGGAACAGTTTCCGGCGCGCCAAAAATTAGAGCAATTCAATTAATAAATGAATATGAAAATGTAAGACGCGGACCATATGCCGGTTCCGTAGGTTATATAGATTTTAATGGAAATTTAGATATGTGTATTGCAATCAGAACTTTTTTTGCAAATAAAAATACAATTTATTGGCAAGCCGGAGCGGGAATTGTTGCAGACAGTAAACCCGAATTGGAGTTAAAAGAAATTCAGAACAAATCGGCAGTTTTAGTAAGTGCGTTAAAATTTGCAGAGGAAATTGATGAAAATATTAGTAATAGATAA
- a CDS encoding aminotransferase class I/II-fold pyridoxal phosphate-dependent enzyme, with amino-acid sequence MQITGKPKIKLRSEAHDYINLFKSLGERAENFMPNDTLNLLKNFVRICYEEPIDPSKQNAEIDKYFLELKESIPGYSDVSLMIFPHEDSKAFQYREKKQNFENKLKYFIDTEAVDSKTKEQTLNILNSHDFSIGTPPVTEAHLDLMYKLVLGDDVTELRKFRDVIGIVGDIEEAQWNYFMDVLEQMIIQSSHYTTNAEKQDFLSRTFLTVNFKGLDGLIKTVVGGSSDTVVELLSEEIFNKNDVKVIEFKNPEDLFKQIESDTTSIFIVKIENMRKNIFNNKKWFPYLTRIVLVDNSPESKSTNTSLVFAFHNKIINTLNKVHTKKLGALANSQLNLRLILDKVNDENLEKFRVCAEQKIKDYDDELIQFKLEQLGETENHLKNLYLFKFNNFVKQIIKDKYSLTKLRDFIVLVQNCKNPKSLQKINKALIAEFESRTKAYFYSNIEQVNIATIIEGGGRGQIRTYGSYLLQRKLKELDPKIIQKCKTIIDITPDNYQRTLKNHFHKNFGLNLFLEKYKEYITKIQNESDNTGRFYNLLIDLGIKEAYESKSENEKDIIKEFISNLSNLEITSVADDVQMIIRDILSDRVLMPYILFNQEASWEYKDLFPEDRFDINPFDLEIGLDESGRIDFDRLHQRLNRMKNNFQLFDDTGSLWDRFCENLTIIINDPSNPSGYTDFNNVSLIKFLKFLNNSKITLLLDEAYSDSVKIEDPKEPKWRTISRYIMNNISAMGNISAVSSLSTTKNLGATGSRLGSLIATPARKDVIDFAKEQNGIEKGNTNSLYILVNTLETAQLAKKIKDRMERELPKEASRYKIKARIEKYIIDEIENFNDKKETANQGKTAKRFSPFEGSPLNLFLLDELTSLDKLDVLDLPDDFKYKGEPFFSYYQKHLVSEINKFRVNKNFGAESIKRLKLSKEVANSILNETENQFAEVLPSDGSYLFNLKLKENFFYQDLEKFTKRLAQERGIAVIPYQTGFLRFSIGDYVHGSDKSYEVFKKEFENALRIVLKYLGIFTGEKSKPENSEKRTDDILDEIFKTSTDKDFIKNILNDFEIIKNIKKQKKSSLTISNIMTLYHAFPKDCGVTINSLNKSQNSVIEFYDNIGECRDLSSFIKSKAFSKIYENLLPQIYKSIPQIKDLDFNTVINRFGKPTIQKYIDNKMDYKPNYHVLDDPEEIIIMKEILIEMERILFSDSKVKIMAINASDDFASDVSKLEGTNIILRKFIRELLLHFNLPFEQDAIEPNCEQLLKTSVEKFNEVVGFSVDEFNLKQYANIFLDKVFNKLDKNLFGEKLEGIVHKILIDKILSSNLSTEKKLLHFYMLKKDDSFLNILNSKIQFLSNKLGQKENGEVKLFTEDFIFEIVSSEINEIINEVYRYKNEKITQDKLHQVTRDIILFFIKIINKTRSTEYYDKYTHTLIKFVEAQYRQQNSSINEMIQHGITLHKNYEFSNKTLNSFDDGSLKWIEDVMKKCGVIASEQPVQTHTRIVTDAKKREYAMHKVDREIDNNEERKYEDLNEYIKNLDTKPSAVFFKSRLSKFVENMDSDDYRCKIIKHGLVKVLYIIQKSYIKYLTDNHRLITADEVSLNDLKDFIPDVILFYGAPEKVISYPQIGYFNIKGPNGNIKTLVTPLKMKTDYFGNIKKPWLTMMNEKVKEMGGMPVHGSLFAVEEEDGSLFVIQVDGDSGVGKSEMLAAMMLKWLKKDLPGIRSIKLIAGDMFYVFPDADGNLYGIGTEEGDFSRVTDFDPDFIKYYNSLFESAADSNVEDLNSRSTISGLCDIKMPYKIDIMLTASNFGRQEAGITVYKNPENFLLYRHSHGERKEKATSSDNPNFQRTLLRYTNDKNVVEVMDKHGNYLDDVLDWEFDEFTGKYYLCSSYKLIEKIDIEEIVNKIFDKKVFKHLDGNKYKIDSVKFDIIKNRFIANCVDIKSEESNTKEIVIDRTIFSSFFNSLASTPAGQPFVAEEGQYEMKKHLVNILKGGEKEKGAGRHIQFGILSTDLGRKGKEITGPQAAAQDMVKMIQEVRISKPEINKNKNYIRNIVREKYPHILSDEKQNAEVNRYNFFLFQLEQMRKAEFVRIDNEKVKVDLTSIKGFCTVEKKKEFSPLLVTPNINVELSGYTEAYEQLMDLPNNESFADEFYKDCEKLYIAEGYSKATIENNMILQLLLMNGYINLEDITRGRITEKVNRETLAAAKFAVVKKLIEKKK; translated from the coding sequence ATGCAAATAACAGGAAAACCAAAGATCAAATTGAGATCTGAAGCACATGATTACATAAATCTTTTTAAATCGTTGGGTGAACGAGCCGAAAACTTTATGCCTAATGATACTTTAAATTTGCTCAAAAATTTTGTTAGAATTTGTTATGAAGAACCAATTGATCCTTCAAAACAAAATGCAGAAATTGATAAATATTTTCTCGAATTAAAAGAATCAATTCCCGGTTACTCCGATGTATCTTTAATGATTTTTCCTCATGAAGATTCGAAAGCATTTCAATATAGAGAGAAGAAACAAAATTTTGAAAATAAATTAAAATATTTTATAGATACCGAAGCCGTTGACTCAAAAACAAAAGAGCAGACTTTAAATATTCTCAATTCGCATGATTTTTCAATTGGAACTCCGCCGGTTACCGAAGCTCATTTAGATTTAATGTACAAATTAGTTTTGGGTGATGATGTAACCGAGTTAAGAAAATTTAGAGATGTAATTGGAATTGTCGGCGATATTGAAGAAGCACAGTGGAATTATTTTATGGATGTGCTTGAACAGATGATTATCCAAAGTTCTCATTACACCACAAATGCAGAAAAGCAAGATTTCTTAAGTAGAACTTTTCTAACCGTAAATTTTAAAGGATTAGACGGATTAATAAAAACTGTTGTCGGCGGAAGTTCTGACACAGTTGTTGAATTGCTTTCCGAAGAAATTTTTAACAAAAATGATGTTAAAGTTATTGAGTTTAAAAATCCGGAAGATTTGTTTAAGCAAATAGAATCCGATACAACAAGCATATTTATTGTTAAAATTGAAAATATGCGAAAGAATATTTTCAATAATAAAAAGTGGTTTCCGTATTTAACAAGAATTGTTTTGGTTGATAATTCACCGGAATCAAAAAGTACAAATACTTCTTTGGTTTTTGCGTTTCATAATAAAATTATAAATACGTTAAATAAAGTTCACACAAAAAAATTGGGAGCTTTGGCAAACAGTCAGCTAAATCTCCGTTTAATTTTAGATAAAGTAAATGATGAAAATTTAGAAAAATTCAGAGTTTGCGCAGAACAAAAAATTAAAGATTATGATGATGAATTAATACAATTCAAACTAGAGCAATTGGGCGAAACCGAAAATCATTTAAAGAATTTATACTTATTTAAATTCAATAATTTTGTTAAACAAATAATTAAGGATAAATATTCCCTAACAAAATTAAGGGATTTTATTGTTCTTGTACAAAATTGTAAAAATCCAAAATCACTTCAGAAAATTAATAAAGCATTAATTGCGGAATTTGAATCGCGAACAAAAGCATATTTTTATTCAAATATTGAACAAGTAAATATTGCTACAATTATAGAAGGCGGCGGTCGCGGACAAATTAGAACTTACGGAAGTTATTTACTTCAGAGAAAACTTAAAGAACTTGATCCAAAAATTATTCAAAAGTGTAAAACCATTATAGATATTACTCCGGATAACTATCAGCGAACTTTAAAAAATCATTTCCATAAAAATTTCGGACTAAATTTATTTTTGGAAAAGTATAAAGAATATATTACAAAAATTCAAAACGAATCAGACAACACCGGAAGATTTTACAATCTATTAATTGATTTAGGAATTAAAGAAGCTTACGAAAGCAAATCTGAAAATGAAAAGGATATTATAAAAGAATTTATCAGCAACTTAAGCAATTTGGAAATTACTTCTGTTGCCGACGATGTCCAAATGATAATTAGAGATATTTTATCAGACCGTGTTTTGATGCCATATATATTGTTTAACCAAGAAGCTTCGTGGGAATATAAAGATTTATTCCCGGAAGACAGATTTGATATAAATCCATTTGATTTGGAAATTGGTTTGGATGAATCTGGTAGAATTGATTTTGATAGACTTCACCAAAGATTAAACAGAATGAAAAATAACTTCCAACTATTTGATGATACCGGAAGTTTGTGGGATAGATTCTGTGAAAATTTAACAATAATAATTAATGATCCATCAAATCCAAGCGGATACACGGATTTTAATAATGTGTCGTTGATAAAGTTTTTGAAATTTTTAAACAACAGCAAAATTACATTATTGCTGGATGAAGCTTATAGCGATTCGGTAAAAATTGAAGATCCGAAAGAACCAAAGTGGCGAACAATTTCCAGATATATTATGAATAACATTTCAGCAATGGGAAATATAAGCGCAGTTTCGTCTTTATCAACTACTAAAAATTTAGGCGCAACCGGAAGCAGATTGGGTTCTTTAATTGCAACACCGGCAAGAAAAGATGTAATTGATTTTGCAAAAGAACAAAACGGAATTGAAAAAGGAAATACAAATTCTCTTTATATTCTTGTAAATACTTTGGAAACTGCTCAACTTGCAAAAAAGATAAAAGACAGGATGGAACGAGAACTTCCAAAGGAAGCTTCTCGTTATAAAATTAAAGCAAGAATAGAAAAATATATAATTGATGAAATAGAAAATTTTAACGATAAAAAAGAAACCGCAAATCAAGGTAAAACTGCAAAAAGATTTTCACCATTTGAAGGAAGTCCGCTGAACTTGTTTTTATTGGATGAACTCACATCGCTTGATAAATTAGATGTTTTAGATTTGCCCGATGATTTCAAATATAAAGGCGAGCCGTTTTTCAGTTATTACCAAAAACATCTTGTTTCTGAAATAAATAAATTCAGAGTTAATAAAAATTTCGGCGCTGAATCTATAAAGAGATTAAAACTATCTAAGGAAGTTGCTAATTCAATTCTTAACGAAACCGAAAATCAGTTTGCGGAAGTTCTTCCTTCCGATGGTTCTTATTTATTCAACTTAAAATTGAAGGAAAACTTTTTCTATCAAGATTTGGAAAAGTTCACAAAACGTTTAGCGCAAGAAAGAGGAATTGCGGTAATTCCATATCAAACGGGATTCTTACGATTTTCAATTGGCGATTATGTTCACGGTTCTGATAAAAGTTATGAAGTTTTCAAAAAGGAATTTGAAAATGCGCTAAGAATAGTTTTAAAATATTTGGGAATATTTACAGGTGAAAAATCTAAACCAGAAAATTCAGAAAAAAGAACTGATGATATTTTGGATGAAATTTTCAAGACATCAACCGACAAGGATTTTATTAAAAATATTCTCAATGATTTTGAAATAATTAAAAATATCAAAAAGCAAAAGAAGAGCAGTTTAACCATCAGCAATATTATGACGCTTTATCATGCGTTTCCAAAAGATTGCGGAGTTACAATTAATTCGTTAAACAAATCTCAAAATTCCGTAATTGAATTTTATGATAATATCGGCGAGTGCAGAGATTTGAGCAGTTTTATAAAAAGTAAAGCTTTCTCAAAAATTTATGAAAATCTTTTACCACAGATTTATAAATCAATTCCGCAAATTAAAGATTTAGATTTCAACACTGTTATTAATCGATTCGGCAAACCGACAATTCAAAAGTACATTGATAATAAAATGGATTACAAACCAAATTATCATGTGCTTGATGATCCCGAAGAAATTATTATAATGAAAGAAATTCTTATTGAGATGGAAAGAATTTTATTCTCTGATTCAAAAGTAAAAATTATGGCGATAAATGCTTCTGATGATTTTGCTTCAGATGTTTCTAAACTTGAAGGCACAAATATTATTCTGCGAAAATTTATTCGCGAATTGCTTTTACATTTCAATTTGCCTTTTGAACAAGATGCAATTGAACCAAATTGTGAACAGCTTCTAAAGACTTCTGTCGAAAAGTTTAATGAAGTTGTAGGATTTTCCGTTGATGAATTTAATTTAAAACAATATGCCAACATATTTTTAGATAAAGTTTTTAATAAGTTGGATAAAAATTTATTCGGTGAAAAATTAGAAGGAATAGTTCACAAAATTTTAATTGACAAAATTCTTTCATCAAATTTATCAACCGAAAAAAAATTATTACATTTTTATATGCTAAAGAAAGATGATAGTTTTTTAAATATTCTCAATTCTAAAATTCAATTTTTATCAAATAAATTAGGTCAAAAAGAAAATGGTGAAGTAAAATTATTCACCGAAGATTTCATTTTTGAAATTGTTTCATCTGAAATAAATGAAATTATTAATGAAGTTTATAGATACAAAAATGAAAAAATTACACAAGATAAACTTCATCAAGTTACACGTGATATAATTTTATTTTTCATTAAAATAATTAACAAAACTCGTTCAACGGAATATTATGATAAATACACTCACACTTTGATTAAATTCGTTGAAGCACAATACAGACAGCAAAATTCCAGCATTAACGAAATGATTCAGCACGGAATCACGCTTCATAAAAATTATGAATTTAGTAATAAAACTTTAAATTCATTTGATGACGGATCGCTAAAATGGATTGAAGATGTAATGAAGAAATGCGGTGTAATTGCATCAGAACAGCCGGTTCAAACACATACAAGAATTGTAACCGATGCAAAAAAACGCGAATATGCAATGCATAAAGTAGATAGAGAAATTGATAATAATGAAGAAAGAAAATATGAAGATTTAAATGAGTATATAAAAAATTTAGATACAAAACCTTCGGCGGTTTTCTTTAAAAGTCGTTTATCAAAATTTGTTGAAAATATGGACTCCGATGATTACAGATGCAAAATCATCAAACACGGACTTGTAAAAGTTTTATACATAATTCAAAAATCATATATAAAATATTTAACGGATAATCACCGCTTAATTACTGCAGATGAAGTTAGCTTGAATGATTTAAAAGATTTTATTCCCGATGTAATTTTATTTTACGGTGCGCCGGAAAAAGTTATTTCATATCCGCAGATTGGTTACTTCAATATTAAGGGACCAAACGGAAATATAAAAACTTTAGTAACGCCGCTAAAAATGAAAACCGATTATTTCGGAAATATTAAAAAACCTTGGCTTACAATGATGAACGAAAAAGTTAAGGAAATGGGTGGTATGCCGGTTCATGGTTCATTGTTTGCAGTTGAAGAAGAAGACGGAAGTTTGTTTGTAATTCAAGTTGATGGCGATAGCGGTGTCGGTAAATCAGAAATGCTTGCGGCAATGATGTTAAAATGGCTAAAGAAAGATTTACCGGGAATTCGTTCGATAAAATTAATTGCCGGCGATATGTTTTACGTTTTTCCGGATGCCGATGGAAATTTATATGGAATTGGAACTGAAGAGGGAGATTTTTCTCGCGTAACAGATTTTGATCCGGATTTCATTAAGTATTACAATTCCCTTTTTGAAAGTGCTGCAGATAGTAACGTTGAAGATTTAAATTCGAGAAGTACTATTAGCGGATTGTGTGATATTAAAATGCCGTACAAAATTGATATTATGTTAACCGCAAGTAATTTTGGTCGACAAGAAGCTGGTATTACAGTTTATAAAAATCCGGAAAACTTTTTGTTATATAGACATTCTCATGGCGAAAGAAAAGAGAAAGCAACAAGTTCGGATAATCCGAATTTTCAGCGAACGTTACTTCGTTATACAAATGATAAAAATGTTGTAGAAGTTATGGATAAACATGGCAATTATCTTGATGATGTTCTTGATTGGGAATTTGATGAATTCACCGGAAAATATTATTTATGTTCTTCATATAAGTTGATTGAAAAAATTGATATTGAAGAAATTGTAAATAAAATTTTTGATAAAAAAGTTTTTAAACATTTGGATGGAAACAAATACAAAATTGATTCCGTAAAGTTTGATATAATCAAAAATAGATTTATTGCAAATTGTGTTGATATAAAATCGGAAGAATCAAACACTAAAGAAATTGTAATTGATAGAACAATTTTCAGCAGTTTCTTCAATTCATTGGCAAGCACTCCGGCGGGACAACCATTCGTTGCCGAAGAAGGTCAATATGAAATGAAAAAACATTTGGTTAATATTTTGAAAGGCGGCGAAAAAGAAAAAGGTGCGGGAAGACATATTCAATTTGGAATTTTATCTACCGATCTTGGAAGAAAAGGTAAAGAAATAACAGGACCTCAAGCTGCTGCACAAGATATGGTTAAAATGATTCAAGAAGTTAGAATTTCTAAGCCGGAAATAAATAAGAATAAAAATTATATCAGAAATATTGTGAGAGAAAAATATCCGCATATTTTATCCGATGAAAAACAAAATGCCGAAGTTAACAGATATAACTTTTTCCTATTCCAATTAGAGCAAATGCGTAAAGCAGAATTTGTGAGAATTGATAATGAAAAAGTAAAAGTTGATTTAACTTCAATTAAAGGATTTTGCACGGTTGAAAAGAAGAAAGAATTTAGTCCGCTTTTAGTTACACCAAACATTAATGTTGAGTTAAGCGGTTATACAGAAGCTTATGAGCAGCTTATGGATCTTCCGAATAACGAAAGTTTTGCGGATGAATTTTATAAAGATTGTGAAAAACTTTACATTGCAGAAGGTTATAGCAAAGCCACTATTGAGAATAATATGATTCTACAATTATTATTGATGAATGGATATATTAATTTAGAAGATATTACTCGCGGAAGAATTACAGAAAAAGTTAACCGCGAAACTTTAGCAGCGGCAAAATTTGCAGTTGTTAAAAAGCTAATTGAAAAGAAAAAATAA